In Planctomycetota bacterium, a genomic segment contains:
- a CDS encoding MlaD family protein, protein MATKRQKTEVGIFLLGALALFAIVTVTLTGLQRQRLDRYHVEFEESIPGLTEGSRVSYRGVTVGKVIDLRVTPENKVGVTLGIDPTKVTVRQGIRARYSLLSIFGPYVVDLSGGTDREAPALEPGSFIPVQPSLMAGLEETFADTVPLTLQRATKLIERLDEALSKVKPDDIPTLFRRAEEALASAHKAIEELRAQTSTLAASLDKAIRSAQAEFEKTAGAVADAAKELQKAADATGTRAQKLLDTAQAALDENRKPLADAVRRLGDALAKVEGQLEGLDLAGTNKSLREAAENVGKGAADVGAAARLVAAGRDDVRRSLANVERDLSRSLEELDGVLRAARELLETLERDPSAILRGRRGEP, encoded by the coding sequence GTGGCTACCAAGCGACAGAAGACCGAAGTCGGCATCTTCCTCCTCGGCGCGCTGGCGCTCTTCGCCATCGTGACCGTGACCCTCACCGGCCTCCAGCGCCAGCGGCTCGACCGCTACCACGTGGAGTTCGAGGAGAGCATCCCCGGCCTCACCGAGGGCTCGCGCGTCAGCTACCGCGGCGTCACCGTGGGCAAGGTGATCGACCTGCGCGTGACCCCGGAGAACAAGGTCGGCGTCACCCTCGGCATTGACCCCACCAAGGTCACCGTGCGCCAGGGTATCCGGGCCCGCTACAGCCTGCTCTCGATCTTCGGCCCCTACGTGGTGGACCTCTCAGGCGGCACCGACCGCGAGGCCCCGGCGCTCGAGCCGGGCTCGTTCATCCCCGTCCAGCCCTCGCTCATGGCCGGCCTGGAGGAGACCTTCGCCGACACGGTGCCGCTCACGCTCCAGCGCGCCACGAAGCTCATCGAGCGCCTCGACGAGGCCCTCTCGAAGGTCAAGCCCGATGACATCCCCACCCTCTTCCGCCGCGCCGAGGAGGCCCTCGCCTCGGCCCACAAGGCCATTGAGGAACTGCGGGCGCAGACCTCCACCCTCGCCGCCTCGCTCGACAAGGCCATCCGCTCGGCCCAGGCCGAGTTCGAGAAGACCGCCGGCGCTGTGGCCGATGCCGCCAAGGAGCTCCAGAAGGCCGCCGACGCCACGGGCACCCGCGCCCAGAAACTCCTCGACACGGCGCAGGCGGCCCTCGACGAGAACCGCAAGCCCCTGGCCGACGCGGTCCGCCGCCTCGGCGACGCGCTGGCCAAGGTCGAGGGCCAGCTCGAGGGCCTCGACCTGGCGGGCACGAACAAGAGCCTCCGCGAGGCCGCCGAGAATGTGGGCAAGGGCGCCGCCGACGTGGGCGCCGCCGCTAGACTCGTCGCGGCCGGCCGCGACGACGTCCGCCGCTCGCTCGCCAACGTCGAGCGCGACCTCTCGCGCTCCCTCGAGGAGCTCGACGGCGTGCTCCGCGCGGCCCGCGAACTGCTCGAGACCCTCGAGCGCGACCCGTCGGCCATCCTGCGGGGCAGGCGAGGCGAGCCGTGA
- a CDS encoding ATP-binding cassette domain-containing protein, with amino-acid sequence MDPVIEVENLVAEYGSTRVLDGVSFTVPPGEILAIVGVSGCGKTTLLRHLIGLLRPASGTVRLWGQDIARMEEDELDRFRARFGVSFQSDALFASISAAENVALPMRERGLSRDLIPALVAMKLSLVGLTHAGGKMPADLSGGMRKRVALARALALDPELVFFDEPSAGLDPVTAAGLDQLILRLRRVLGITVVAVTHSLESIRTIADRVLMLAGGTQRFLGPLAAVDESPDPEVARFFHPGADAAPPHAAPR; translated from the coding sequence ATGGACCCGGTGATCGAAGTCGAGAACCTCGTGGCCGAGTACGGCTCGACGCGCGTGCTCGACGGCGTGAGCTTCACTGTGCCGCCCGGCGAGATCCTGGCCATCGTGGGCGTGAGCGGCTGCGGCAAGACCACGCTGCTCCGCCACCTCATCGGCCTGCTCCGGCCCGCCAGCGGCACCGTGCGCCTGTGGGGCCAGGACATCGCGCGGATGGAGGAGGACGAGCTGGACCGCTTCCGCGCCCGCTTCGGCGTGTCGTTCCAGTCGGACGCCCTGTTCGCCTCCATCTCGGCGGCGGAGAACGTGGCGCTGCCGATGCGCGAGCGGGGCCTGAGCCGCGACCTGATCCCGGCGCTCGTGGCGATGAAGCTGAGCCTGGTGGGCCTGACCCACGCGGGGGGCAAGATGCCGGCCGACCTCTCGGGCGGCATGCGCAAGCGCGTGGCCCTGGCCCGCGCCCTGGCGCTCGACCCCGAATTGGTCTTCTTCGACGAGCCGTCGGCCGGCCTCGACCCCGTGACGGCCGCCGGCCTCGACCAGCTCATCCTGCGCCTGCGCCGCGTGCTGGGCATCACGGTGGTGGCCGTGACGCACAGCCTCGAGTCCATCCGCACCATCGCCGACCGCGTGCTCATGCTCGCGGGCGGCACGCAACGTTTCCTCGGGCCGCTCGCCGCCGTGGACGAATCGCCCGACCCCGAGGTCGCCCGCTTCTTCCACCCAGGGGCCGATGCGGCCCCGCCGCACGCCGCTCCCCGTTGA
- a CDS encoding ABC transporter permease: MQPRSATPTPERDEGPLVAPARLSQEAGRALLEAARARLAAGASSVRVDLRGVERMDTQGAAFLQLAARTARERGAELKLEGARGRAAELLELVRPALEETPPSPPPSEGLLERLGGRAFAARDELRAAVALAVDLLYWAVLAPLRGKGLRWGALLDELHEMGVRALGIVALLNFLLGVIIALLSAAQLKQFGATIYVADLVVVAFARELGAFLTAIIVSARSGAAITAELATMRVREEIDALRSMGLNVARFLLVPKLWALLLAVPALTVLAMAAGNAGGSFVGISILGESPVAWWNELVAAAALGDILQGLFKSGIFAVIIALVACHNGLRVEGGARGIGLATTRSVVIDIFLIIVADMAFATFFFFV; the protein is encoded by the coding sequence ATGCAACCCCGAAGTGCCACGCCCACCCCTGAGCGGGACGAAGGGCCTCTCGTCGCGCCGGCCCGGCTGTCGCAGGAGGCGGGCCGTGCCCTGCTCGAGGCCGCCCGAGCGCGCCTGGCCGCGGGCGCCTCGAGCGTGCGGGTGGACCTCCGCGGCGTGGAGCGGATGGACACGCAGGGTGCTGCCTTCCTTCAGCTCGCGGCGCGCACGGCCCGCGAGCGCGGGGCCGAGCTGAAGCTCGAAGGCGCGCGGGGCCGCGCCGCCGAGCTGCTGGAGCTGGTCAGGCCGGCGCTCGAGGAAACGCCCCCGAGCCCGCCGCCGTCGGAGGGCCTCCTGGAACGGCTCGGGGGGCGAGCCTTCGCTGCGCGGGACGAGTTGCGCGCCGCGGTCGCGCTGGCGGTGGACCTGCTCTACTGGGCCGTGCTGGCCCCGCTTCGCGGCAAGGGCCTGCGCTGGGGCGCGCTGCTCGACGAACTGCACGAGATGGGCGTGCGGGCCCTCGGCATCGTGGCGCTGCTGAACTTCCTGCTCGGCGTGATCATCGCGCTGCTCTCGGCCGCGCAGCTCAAGCAGTTCGGGGCGACGATCTACGTGGCCGATCTGGTGGTGGTGGCCTTCGCGCGCGAGCTGGGGGCGTTCCTCACCGCCATCATCGTGTCGGCGCGCTCCGGCGCCGCCATCACGGCCGAGCTGGCCACGATGCGGGTGCGCGAGGAGATTGACGCCTTGCGCTCGATGGGGCTGAACGTCGCGCGCTTCCTCCTCGTGCCGAAGCTGTGGGCACTGCTGCTCGCCGTGCCGGCGCTCACCGTGCTGGCGATGGCCGCGGGCAACGCGGGCGGCTCGTTCGTGGGCATCAGCATCCTGGGCGAGAGCCCCGTGGCCTGGTGGAACGAGCTCGTGGCCGCGGCGGCGCTGGGCGACATCCTCCAGGGCCTCTTCAAGAGCGGCATCTTCGCCGTCATCATCGCCCTGGTGGCCTGCCACAACGGGCTGCGCGTCGAGGGCGGCGCGCGCGGCATCGGCCTCGCCACCACGCGGTCGGTGGTGATTGACATCTTTCTGATCATCGTGGCCGACATGGCCTTCGCCACGTTCTTCTTCTTCGTGTGA
- a CDS encoding ThuA domain-containing protein, producing the protein MRARCMGWLAVFVVAAGVVAEAGAKRHIVYFSQTEGFRHGEGIAAVLQVLKDWGAKNDAFDVEECTDCSKWTPEYLGRFDAMVSYGGGELTKVTPPLTDENKKALIEFVKGGKGFVGIHSASYMCPATKWPEYNEMVNGVFVSHPWSQKVRVIVEDPKHPASANLGEAFEVQDEIYMFNPWSREKTHVLMSLDNASVDVTKPGLREDKDFGIAWCHPYGKGKVFYTALGHGKNVWADERFQKHLVNGLLWAMGDLPGDAPLGTDGRPKK; encoded by the coding sequence ATGCGGGCAAGATGCATGGGTTGGCTGGCGGTGTTCGTGGTGGCGGCTGGTGTCGTGGCGGAGGCCGGAGCCAAGCGCCACATCGTCTACTTCTCCCAGACCGAGGGCTTCCGACACGGCGAAGGCATCGCCGCCGTGCTCCAGGTGCTCAAGGACTGGGGGGCCAAGAACGACGCGTTCGACGTCGAGGAGTGCACCGACTGCTCGAAGTGGACGCCCGAGTACCTCGGCAGGTTCGACGCGATGGTGAGCTACGGCGGCGGCGAGCTGACCAAGGTGACGCCGCCGCTGACCGACGAGAACAAGAAGGCGCTGATCGAGTTCGTCAAGGGCGGCAAAGGCTTCGTGGGCATCCACTCGGCCAGCTACATGTGCCCGGCCACCAAGTGGCCCGAGTACAACGAGATGGTCAACGGCGTCTTCGTGAGCCACCCCTGGAGCCAGAAGGTGCGGGTGATCGTCGAGGACCCCAAGCACCCCGCCTCGGCCAATCTGGGCGAGGCCTTCGAGGTGCAGGACGAAATCTACATGTTCAACCCGTGGTCGCGCGAGAAGACCCACGTGCTGATGAGCCTCGACAACGCCTCGGTGGACGTGACGAAGCCGGGCCTGCGCGAGGACAAGGACTTCGGCATCGCCTGGTGCCACCCGTATGGCAAAGGCAAGGTCTTCTACACGGCATTGGGGCACGGCAAGAACGTGTGGGCCGACGAACGCTTCCAGAAGCACCTGGTCAACGGGCTGCTGTGGGCCATGGGCGATCTGCCGGGCGACGCGCCTTTGGGCACCGACGGCAGGCCGAAGAAGTGA
- a CDS encoding glycoside hydrolase family 38 C-terminal domain-containing protein: protein MAEGSLKSITVHMIGNAHIDPVWLWRAAEGFDEVRRTCAAALDRMEETPGFVFCRSSAATYQWLEEHEPALFERIRQRVAEGRWCVVGGWWEQPDCNLPCGESFVRQALYAKRYFQAKFGVDVRVGYNVDSFGHAGTLPQILRKCGLDSYVFFRPGPHEKTLPAGLFLWQAPDGSQVVTCRPPHHYCCGPDEIAARIRTAAEQAPLGLRHVMCFYGVGDHGGGPTKANIASILAAQADPAAPNAVFSTPQRFFDAVAGERDRLPVVADELQHHARGCYSVVAAIKRANHECEELLLAAERFAAIAAAAFGAEPQQAALRKAWETVLFHQFHDVLAGTSIPEAYDDAWPLLDAVRETALKVITDSLALWGRNVDTTRGASPVVFFNPLGFDRDDVIELHPQDDAPQIAVFDEQFNEVPVQRVEGHLVFRTRLRSLGFACYHLSTEHAPKTDGSGLVVTPVSMENQHLRLEISPETGALSVLHRKPEGANLLAGPGGALVVLRDLSDTWSHDVASFRDEVGRFEPAGPPELLEAGPVRGALRVRYRWGRSTAEQTFYLYDGAAKVDVCLVVDWHERHKMLKLAFPTAIERPAVTAEVPYGSIARTANGEEEPIQRWLDLSGTVGSQPAGLAVLNDGIYGADVLGAEIRLSLLRSPIYAFHDPRKPEPGVEYQYTDQGEHIFRYRLVPHAGSWQDAGVAREAQALNVPVFYRFEDVQDGMVSSYGSAVEVKPDNLLLTVLKKAEEGDGLIVRFVETAGRETPARVDVHFAQAAWTGRLRPFEIKTLRFDLDDRSAVEVNMLERDV from the coding sequence ATGGCCGAAGGGTCGCTGAAGAGCATCACCGTTCACATGATTGGGAACGCGCACATTGACCCCGTGTGGCTGTGGCGCGCCGCGGAAGGTTTCGACGAGGTGCGCCGCACGTGCGCCGCGGCGCTCGACCGGATGGAGGAGACGCCCGGCTTCGTCTTCTGCCGCTCGTCGGCGGCGACGTATCAGTGGCTCGAGGAGCACGAGCCGGCGCTCTTCGAGCGCATCCGCCAGCGCGTGGCCGAGGGGCGCTGGTGCGTCGTGGGCGGCTGGTGGGAGCAGCCCGACTGCAACCTCCCCTGCGGCGAGTCGTTCGTGCGCCAGGCCCTCTACGCCAAACGCTACTTCCAGGCGAAGTTCGGGGTGGACGTGCGGGTGGGCTACAACGTGGATTCGTTCGGCCACGCGGGCACGCTGCCGCAGATCCTCAGGAAGTGCGGCCTCGACAGCTACGTCTTCTTCCGCCCCGGGCCGCACGAGAAGACGCTGCCGGCCGGCCTGTTCCTGTGGCAGGCGCCCGACGGCTCGCAGGTCGTCACGTGCCGCCCGCCGCACCACTACTGCTGCGGCCCCGACGAGATTGCCGCGCGCATCCGCACCGCGGCCGAGCAGGCGCCGCTGGGCCTCCGTCACGTGATGTGCTTCTACGGCGTGGGCGACCACGGCGGCGGGCCGACCAAGGCCAATATCGCGAGCATCCTGGCCGCCCAGGCCGACCCGGCCGCGCCCAACGCCGTCTTCAGCACGCCGCAGCGCTTCTTCGACGCCGTGGCGGGCGAGCGGGACCGCCTGCCCGTCGTGGCCGACGAGCTCCAGCACCACGCACGCGGCTGCTACAGCGTGGTGGCCGCGATCAAGCGGGCCAACCACGAATGCGAGGAACTGCTTCTGGCCGCCGAGCGCTTCGCAGCCATCGCCGCGGCGGCCTTCGGCGCCGAGCCGCAGCAGGCCGCCCTGCGCAAGGCCTGGGAGACCGTGCTCTTCCACCAGTTTCACGACGTGCTGGCCGGCACGAGCATCCCCGAAGCCTACGACGACGCCTGGCCCCTGCTCGACGCCGTGCGCGAGACCGCGCTGAAGGTGATCACCGACTCGCTCGCCCTCTGGGGCCGGAACGTGGACACCACGCGCGGGGCCTCGCCCGTCGTGTTTTTCAACCCCCTGGGCTTTGACCGCGACGACGTGATCGAGCTTCACCCGCAGGACGACGCGCCGCAGATCGCCGTCTTCGACGAGCAGTTCAACGAGGTGCCCGTGCAGCGGGTGGAGGGCCATCTGGTGTTCCGCACGCGCCTGCGCTCGCTCGGCTTCGCCTGCTACCACCTGAGCACCGAGCACGCCCCGAAGACCGACGGTTCGGGCCTGGTGGTGACGCCGGTCTCCATGGAAAACCAACACCTGCGCCTCGAGATCAGCCCTGAGACCGGCGCGCTCAGCGTGCTGCACCGAAAGCCTGAGGGCGCCAACCTGCTCGCTGGCCCCGGCGGCGCGCTCGTGGTGCTGCGCGATCTGAGCGACACGTGGAGCCACGACGTGGCGAGCTTCCGCGACGAGGTCGGGCGCTTCGAGCCCGCTGGGCCGCCCGAGCTCCTCGAGGCCGGCCCGGTGCGCGGCGCGCTCCGCGTGCGCTATCGCTGGGGCCGCTCCACCGCCGAGCAGACCTTCTACCTCTACGATGGGGCGGCGAAGGTGGACGTGTGCCTGGTCGTGGACTGGCACGAGCGCCACAAGATGCTCAAGCTCGCGTTCCCCACGGCCATCGAGCGGCCGGCCGTCACGGCCGAGGTGCCCTATGGCAGCATCGCGCGCACGGCAAACGGCGAAGAGGAGCCGATCCAGCGCTGGCTCGACCTGTCGGGCACCGTCGGCAGCCAGCCGGCGGGGCTGGCCGTCCTCAACGACGGCATCTACGGTGCCGACGTGCTGGGCGCCGAGATACGCTTGAGCCTGCTGCGCAGCCCCATCTATGCCTTCCACGACCCGCGCAAGCCCGAGCCGGGCGTGGAATACCAGTACACCGACCAGGGCGAGCACATCTTCCGCTACCGCCTCGTGCCGCACGCCGGCTCGTGGCAGGACGCCGGCGTGGCCCGCGAGGCCCAGGCCCTCAACGTGCCGGTCTTCTACCGCTTCGAGGACGTGCAGGACGGCATGGTGTCGAGCTACGGCTCGGCCGTCGAGGTGAAGCCCGACAACCTGCTGCTCACCGTGCTCAAGAAGGCCGAGGAGGGCGACGGCCTGATCGTGCGCTTCGTTGAGACCGCCGGCCGCGAAACCCCGGCCCGCGTGGACGTGCATTTCGCCCAGGCCGCCTGGACGGGCCGCCTGAGACCATTCGAGATCAAGACCCTGCGTTTCGACCTCGACGACCGGAGCGCCGTCGAAGTCAACATGTTGGAGCGCGACGTGTGA
- a CDS encoding patatin-like phospholipase family protein has translation MTTHSSREPGTGLALSGGGFRATLFHLGSLWRLNEFGLLRRLSVVTSVSGGSITAGVLAHRWSRLAFDADGVATNFREEIAAPLRAFCTRHVDLAAGLAGMLPGVSGADVAASRYRQHLFGKATLQDLPDAGPRAPRFIFYATSLQTGASVRMGKEYLADYKVGMLPAPDIGLADAVAASSAFPPVLSPMIIKTSPEQWVDLEGTRAFGDAAFRSRLVLTDGGVYDNLGLEAIWDRYETVLVSDAGAPLTLEARPSAVWAWLTARVQNLLSEQARAIRKRHLITAFRRQVCRGTYWGISTHINDYQLPTAMTRDTAFTASLKSLRTRLNPFSPLEQGCLINWGYALTDAAMRRHVLPGGDPGQWPDPNYPL, from the coding sequence ATGACCACCCACTCCTCGCGCGAGCCGGGCACGGGCCTGGCGCTCTCGGGCGGAGGGTTCCGCGCCACGCTGTTCCACCTGGGCAGCCTCTGGCGCCTCAACGAGTTCGGCCTCCTGCGCCGCCTGAGCGTCGTCACCAGCGTCTCGGGCGGCTCGATCACCGCGGGCGTCCTCGCCCACCGATGGAGCCGGCTGGCGTTCGACGCCGACGGCGTGGCCACGAACTTCCGCGAGGAGATCGCGGCGCCCTTGCGCGCGTTCTGCACGCGCCACGTGGACCTGGCGGCGGGCCTCGCCGGCATGCTGCCGGGGGTGAGCGGCGCCGACGTCGCGGCCAGCCGCTATCGCCAACACCTCTTCGGCAAGGCCACGCTCCAGGACCTCCCCGACGCCGGCCCCCGCGCGCCGCGCTTCATCTTCTACGCCACGAGCCTCCAGACCGGCGCCAGCGTGCGGATGGGCAAGGAGTATCTGGCCGACTACAAGGTCGGAATGCTTCCAGCCCCCGACATCGGGCTGGCCGACGCCGTGGCCGCCTCGAGCGCCTTCCCGCCCGTGCTCTCGCCCATGATCATCAAGACGAGTCCCGAACAGTGGGTGGACCTGGAGGGAACGCGGGCCTTCGGCGACGCGGCCTTTCGTTCGCGCCTCGTGCTCACCGACGGCGGCGTCTACGACAACCTGGGCCTGGAGGCGATCTGGGACCGCTACGAGACCGTGCTGGTGAGCGACGCCGGCGCCCCGCTGACCCTCGAGGCCCGGCCCTCCGCCGTGTGGGCCTGGCTCACGGCGCGCGTGCAGAATCTCCTCTCGGAGCAGGCCCGGGCGATTCGCAAGCGCCACCTCATCACCGCCTTCCGCCGCCAGGTGTGCCGCGGCACCTACTGGGGCATCAGCACACACATCAACGACTATCAGTTGCCCACGGCGATGACGCGCGACACCGCCTTCACGGCGTCGCTGAAGTCGCTCCGCACACGCCTCAACCCCTTCAGCCCGCTCGAGCAGGGCTGCCTGATCAACTGGGGCTACGCGCTCACCGACGCCGCAATGCGCCGCCACGTGCTCCCCGGCGGCGACCCCGGCCAGTGGCCCGACCCCAACTACCCGCTCTAG
- a CDS encoding thermonuclease family protein has product MARRRSRRIPARGPVALLAALVAAAAAYWTTRQPPTGVPAQGMVSKVSDGDTLHVRADGADHTLRLIGVDTPELHESDKLDRDARRTGQDRRTIQALGQRAQAFTRRLCEGKMCRLEFDPANAASGHRDKYGRLLAYLFVPGEDGREVFVNAEIIRQGYGAAMTGYAFDAARKAEFLRLQRDARSAKRGLWGEWKERGQ; this is encoded by the coding sequence ATGGCGCGACGACGCAGCCGCAGAATCCCGGCCCGCGGTCCGGTGGCGCTCCTCGCGGCGCTCGTCGCCGCCGCCGCGGCCTACTGGACCACGCGCCAGCCCCCCACGGGCGTGCCCGCCCAGGGCATGGTGAGCAAGGTCTCCGATGGCGACACCTTGCACGTGCGCGCCGACGGCGCCGACCACACCCTGCGCCTCATCGGCGTGGACACGCCAGAGCTCCACGAGTCCGACAAGCTCGACCGCGACGCGCGACGCACGGGGCAGGACCGGCGCACCATCCAGGCCCTCGGCCAGCGCGCGCAAGCCTTCACCCGCCGCCTGTGCGAGGGCAAGATGTGCCGGCTGGAGTTCGACCCCGCCAACGCCGCGAGCGGCCACCGCGACAAGTACGGCCGCCTCCTCGCCTACCTCTTCGTGCCCGGCGAGGACGGCCGCGAGGTGTTCGTCAACGCCGAGATCATCCGCCAGGGCTATGGCGCGGCCATGACCGGCTATGCGTTCGACGCGGCGCGCAAGGCGGAGTTCCTGCGCCTCCAGCGCGACGCGCGCTCCGCCAAACGCGGCCTCTGGGGCGAATGGAAAGAACGCGGGCAGTGA
- a CDS encoding UxaA family hydrolase: protein MTIQAYPRPNGAVGVRNHLLVLPTVGCSCHVAARIAEAVPEAVAISHQHGCAQIGDDAAATFRTLAGTGANPNVGGVLVVALGCEQWAAEAFADEIRKAGKPAEVVGIQKEGGTTAAIARGRERLRALAAEVLRQVRQPCPLDRLVLAMECGASDAFSGLTANPLVGEIADRAVAAGATVMVSETTEFIGAEHLLAQRGAIPEIGEDARKMVLDCEKVCRFYGADLTGSNPSPGNIEGGITTIEEKSLGCVHKGGHSPIEEVLDYAVAPTSRGLVLMDTPGNDIESVAGMVAGGATLVLFTTGRGTPLGCAVAPVLKIATNTPLAQWMSDNMDFDAGPIAEGRETIAEAANRLWALMLDVVNGRLTRSEVLGHREFGIRRTAPTL from the coding sequence ATCACCATTCAGGCTTACCCGCGCCCCAATGGCGCCGTGGGCGTGAGAAACCATCTGCTCGTGTTGCCCACGGTGGGCTGCTCGTGCCACGTGGCGGCCAGGATCGCCGAGGCCGTGCCCGAGGCCGTGGCGATCAGCCATCAGCACGGCTGCGCGCAGATCGGCGACGACGCGGCCGCCACGTTCCGCACCCTGGCCGGCACGGGGGCCAACCCCAACGTGGGCGGGGTGCTCGTGGTGGCGCTCGGCTGCGAGCAATGGGCGGCCGAGGCCTTCGCCGACGAGATCCGCAAGGCGGGCAAACCGGCCGAAGTCGTGGGCATCCAGAAGGAGGGCGGCACCACAGCCGCCATCGCCCGCGGACGCGAACGGCTCCGCGCTCTCGCCGCCGAGGTGCTGCGGCAGGTGCGCCAGCCCTGCCCGCTCGACCGCCTGGTGCTCGCCATGGAGTGCGGCGCGTCCGACGCCTTCTCGGGCCTCACGGCCAACCCGCTGGTGGGCGAGATCGCCGACCGCGCGGTGGCGGCCGGCGCCACAGTGATGGTTTCCGAAACCACCGAGTTCATCGGCGCCGAGCACCTGCTGGCCCAACGCGGAGCCATCCCCGAGATTGGCGAAGACGCCCGCAAGATGGTGCTCGACTGCGAAAAGGTCTGCCGCTTCTACGGCGCCGACCTCACCGGCTCGAACCCCTCGCCCGGCAACATCGAGGGCGGCATCACCACCATTGAGGAGAAATCCCTCGGCTGCGTGCACAAGGGTGGCCACAGCCCCATCGAGGAGGTGCTCGACTACGCCGTCGCCCCCACCAGCCGCGGCCTGGTGCTTATGGACACGCCGGGGAACGACATCGAGTCGGTGGCGGGCATGGTGGCCGGCGGCGCGACGCTGGTGCTCTTCACCACGGGCCGCGGCACGCCGCTCGGCTGCGCCGTGGCGCCCGTCCTCAAAATTGCCACCAACACGCCCCTGGCCCAGTGGATGAGCGACAACATGGACTTCGATGCCGGCCCCATCGCCGAGGGGCGCGAGACCATCGCCGAAGCCGCCAACCGCCTCTGGGCGTTGATGCTCGACGTGGTGAACGGCCGCCTCACCCGCTCCGAGGTTCTCGGCCACCGCGAGTTCGGCATCCGCCGCACCGCCCCCACGCTGTGA
- a CDS encoding UxaA family hydrolase — MPAPRTAIQLDLRDSVATALVPLAAGTTVALEVASVTLAADIPRGHKFAVRAIAKDEPVLKYGQPIGRATRPIAPGEHVHVHNVESQRAVRGEG, encoded by the coding sequence ATGCCAGCTCCTCGCACGGCCATCCAGCTCGACCTGCGCGACAGCGTGGCCACGGCGCTCGTGCCGCTGGCGGCCGGCACGACCGTGGCCCTCGAGGTGGCGAGCGTGACGCTGGCCGCCGACATCCCCCGCGGCCACAAGTTCGCCGTCCGCGCCATCGCGAAGGACGAGCCGGTGCTCAAGTACGGCCAGCCGATCGGCCGGGCCACCAGGCCCATCGCCCCCGGCGAACACGTGCACGTGCACAACGTCGAGAGCCAGAGAGCGGTGAGGGGCGAGGGCTGA
- the nifS gene encoding cysteine desulfurase NifS encodes MKTIYLDNNATTRVAPEVVEAMQPFFGELYGNASSMHSFGGQVRKHVERAREQMAALLGADPSEIVFTSCGTESDNAALRGTLEALAGRKRHVVTTRVEHPAVLSTCRYLGTNGYRVTELPVDREGLLDLQMLDDCITDDTALVSVMWANNETGVIFPIGAIGEICRRKGVTFHTDAVQVVGKLPIDLSQAPVDLLALSGHKLHAPKGVGVLYVRKGTRLAPFMLGGHQEGGRRAGTENVPYIVGLGAAAELAAKHMKEEVTRVRALRDRLEEGILATCPDAHVNGRRDRRLPNTANISFEFIEGESILMDLDALGVCASSGSACTSGSLEPSHVLRAMGVPFTAAHGSIRFSLSRYNTQEEIDFVVEHTPRIVHRLRALSPFVPRDKA; translated from the coding sequence GTGAAGACCATCTATCTGGACAACAACGCCACGACCCGCGTCGCGCCCGAGGTGGTGGAGGCGATGCAGCCTTTCTTCGGCGAGCTGTACGGCAATGCCTCCTCGATGCATAGCTTCGGCGGGCAGGTGCGCAAGCACGTGGAGCGCGCGCGCGAGCAGATGGCCGCGCTGCTGGGCGCCGACCCGTCCGAGATCGTCTTCACGAGTTGCGGCACCGAGAGCGATAATGCGGCGCTCCGCGGCACCCTCGAGGCTCTGGCCGGCCGCAAGCGGCACGTCGTCACCACCCGCGTCGAGCACCCCGCCGTGCTCTCCACCTGCCGCTACCTGGGCACCAACGGCTATCGCGTCACCGAGCTGCCCGTGGACCGCGAGGGGCTGCTCGACCTCCAGATGCTCGACGACTGCATCACCGACGACACGGCCCTCGTGTCGGTGATGTGGGCGAACAACGAGACGGGTGTGATCTTTCCCATCGGCGCCATCGGCGAGATCTGCCGCCGCAAAGGGGTCACCTTCCACACCGACGCCGTGCAGGTCGTCGGCAAGCTGCCGATTGACCTGTCGCAGGCGCCGGTGGACCTGTTGGCCCTCAGCGGGCACAAGCTGCACGCGCCCAAGGGCGTGGGCGTGCTCTACGTGCGCAAGGGCACGCGGCTCGCGCCCTTCATGCTCGGCGGGCACCAGGAAGGCGGCCGCCGGGCCGGCACCGAGAACGTGCCCTACATCGTCGGCCTCGGCGCCGCCGCCGAACTCGCCGCGAAGCACATGAAGGAAGAGGTCACCCGCGTGCGCGCGCTCCGCGACCGCCTCGAAGAGGGCATCCTGGCCACCTGTCCCGACGCCCACGTGAACGGCCGCCGCGACCGCCGCCTGCCCAACACCGCCAACATCAGCTTCGAGTTCATCGAGGGCGAGTCGATCCTGATGGACCTCGATGCCCTGGGCGTGTGCGCGTCGTCGGGCTCGGCCTGCACCTCGGGCTCGCTGGAGCCCAGCCACGTGCTGCGCGCCATGGGCGTGCCGTTCACCGCCGCCCACGGCTCCATCCGCTTCAGCCTCAGCCGCTACAACACCCAGGAAGAGATCGACTTCGTCGTCGAGCACACGCCGCGCATCGTGCACCGGCTCCGCGCGCTGTCGCCCTTCGTGCCTCGCGACAAGGCCTGA